In a genomic window of Taylorella equigenitalis ATCC 35865:
- the uvrA gene encoding excinuclease ABC subunit UvrA, which yields MNNFIRIRGARTHNLKNISIDIPREKFVVITGVSGSGKSSLAFDTLFAEGQRRYVESLSPYARQFLQQMGKPDVDLIEGLSPAIAIEQRSASHNPRSTVATTTEIHDYLRLLYARVGTPYCPKHRVPLIATSVTEIVDSILEEANEDKLVIYAPIATQVCGLDAINDLKSKITQLISQGFIRARVNGEIYQLESLPHFSEGEIYDFELVVDRLRAKPENKQRLAESLEMAYELSGGRLILERDDGGASVKSDIYSSNYACPHCDHAIPELEPRLFSFNNPIGACPHCKGLGHLDVFDEQKVVALPSLSINGGAISGWDMRNSFTRSIMGSLSQHYGFSLDKPFEQLSDEIKNIILHGSGTEEIGFPYLKENGGTIIERHPFEGIIPNLQRRWETTESTNVRDALSKLRTNVICPSCLGSRLREEARFVMIGDDIRTESGPEVGFDCASCPECVDIHESEHGVGSYDLPVDVLDKASGSMTGLGIFEVEGLSLSDCLNWFSNLKLEGERFEIAAPMLREIINRLKFLNDVGLSYLSLDRRADTISGGEAQRIKLASQIGSGLSGVMYVLDEPSIGLHQRDNEKLIGTLQNLRDIGNTVIVVEHDEDMIREADWIVDMGPAAGEHGGEVISQGAIDKILRDENSITGKYLSGKLSMPSGNARTLDDNQKWLQFTGCRGNNLKNVDVKIPLGRFVCVTGVSGSGKSTLVNETIANTLMRTLNRSLAESQPFDEVHGLEFLDNAIVVDQSPIGRTPRSNPATYVGVFLAIRELFASTKDARQRGYDAGRFSFNIKGGRCDVCDGDGIKKVQMHFLPDMYVKCEACDGTRYNRETREIYYRGKNISDVLEMTVEQACDFFSNIPKIHGKLSTLIEVGLGYIKLGQSATTLSGGEAQRVKLALELAKRNTGRSVYILDEPTTGLHFSDINQLLLVLQKFVDGGNTVIVIEHNLDVIRNSDWIIDLGPEGGNGGGEIIATGTPSDIASFEGSETGRYLARVL from the coding sequence ATGAATAATTTCATTAGGATACGTGGGGCTAGGACTCATAATCTAAAGAATATTTCTATAGACATACCTAGAGAAAAGTTCGTAGTTATTACGGGCGTTTCAGGTTCAGGTAAGTCGTCTTTAGCTTTTGATACATTATTTGCGGAAGGGCAAAGAAGATATGTAGAAAGTTTATCTCCTTATGCTAGACAGTTTTTACAACAAATGGGCAAACCAGATGTAGACTTGATTGAGGGATTGTCTCCAGCTATTGCCATAGAACAACGGTCCGCAAGCCATAATCCTAGATCTACCGTAGCCACAACCACTGAAATACACGACTATTTGCGCTTACTATATGCACGAGTAGGTACGCCCTACTGTCCAAAGCACAGAGTGCCTCTTATTGCCACTAGCGTTACTGAGATTGTGGACTCCATTCTTGAAGAAGCCAATGAAGACAAGTTGGTTATATACGCACCTATTGCCACCCAAGTTTGTGGATTGGATGCGATAAACGATTTGAAATCTAAGATTACACAATTAATTTCACAAGGTTTTATCAGAGCAAGAGTTAATGGAGAAATTTATCAACTCGAAAGCCTACCACATTTTAGCGAGGGTGAGATTTATGACTTTGAACTTGTTGTTGATAGGCTTCGTGCAAAACCTGAAAATAAGCAACGTTTAGCAGAAAGTCTAGAAATGGCGTATGAACTATCAGGTGGGCGTTTGATTTTAGAAAGGGACGATGGAGGGGCATCAGTTAAATCAGATATCTACTCTAGCAACTATGCCTGCCCTCATTGCGACCATGCAATTCCAGAACTTGAACCTCGGCTTTTTAGTTTTAACAACCCCATTGGTGCTTGCCCGCATTGCAAGGGTCTTGGGCATCTAGATGTATTCGATGAGCAGAAGGTGGTTGCACTGCCATCACTTAGTATTAATGGAGGTGCAATTTCTGGATGGGATATGCGTAACAGCTTTACTAGAAGCATTATGGGTAGCCTATCTCAACACTATGGGTTTAGTTTGGATAAGCCGTTTGAGCAACTGTCAGATGAAATAAAAAATATTATCTTACATGGGTCGGGTACAGAAGAAATTGGCTTTCCTTATTTAAAAGAAAATGGGGGCACAATTATTGAACGCCATCCTTTTGAAGGGATTATCCCAAATTTGCAAAGGCGTTGGGAAACTACAGAGTCGACAAATGTTCGTGATGCATTGAGCAAGCTTAGAACTAATGTTATATGCCCTTCTTGTTTGGGATCTCGATTACGTGAGGAAGCTCGATTTGTAATGATAGGTGACGATATTCGCACTGAGAGCGGTCCTGAGGTTGGCTTTGACTGCGCGAGTTGTCCTGAATGTGTGGACATACATGAGAGCGAACATGGTGTTGGCTCTTATGACCTCCCTGTTGACGTCTTAGATAAGGCATCAGGATCTATGACTGGACTTGGCATTTTTGAAGTTGAGGGGCTCTCCTTAAGTGACTGCTTAAATTGGTTTTCCAATCTCAAACTCGAGGGAGAACGTTTTGAAATTGCAGCTCCTATGCTTCGAGAAATCATAAATCGTCTTAAATTTTTAAACGATGTAGGACTATCCTATCTATCCCTAGATAGACGTGCAGACACCATTTCTGGTGGCGAGGCTCAGAGAATAAAACTTGCATCTCAAATCGGATCAGGTCTATCTGGTGTGATGTACGTTTTGGACGAACCCTCAATTGGTTTACATCAGCGCGATAACGAAAAGCTAATTGGCACACTGCAAAATCTTCGTGATATTGGAAATACCGTTATCGTTGTTGAACACGATGAGGACATGATACGAGAAGCTGACTGGATTGTGGACATGGGACCAGCAGCTGGAGAGCATGGCGGAGAGGTCATCTCGCAAGGTGCCATCGATAAAATATTAAGAGACGAGAACTCTATTACTGGCAAGTATTTGAGCGGTAAATTAAGTATGCCAAGTGGCAATGCTCGTACTTTAGATGATAATCAGAAATGGCTTCAATTTACTGGTTGCCGCGGGAACAATCTAAAAAATGTGGATGTAAAAATTCCACTTGGTCGTTTTGTATGCGTAACTGGCGTATCAGGGTCTGGAAAATCAACACTTGTGAACGAGACTATTGCCAACACATTAATGCGAACTTTAAATCGTTCACTCGCAGAATCCCAACCTTTTGATGAAGTGCATGGATTGGAGTTCTTGGACAATGCTATCGTCGTTGACCAAAGTCCTATCGGGCGAACTCCACGCAGTAATCCTGCAACTTATGTTGGAGTTTTTCTAGCCATCCGTGAACTTTTTGCATCCACCAAAGATGCAAGGCAAAGAGGTTATGACGCTGGTCGCTTCTCGTTTAATATAAAAGGGGGGCGTTGTGACGTGTGTGATGGTGACGGCATTAAAAAAGTTCAGATGCATTTTCTGCCTGATATGTATGTCAAATGCGAAGCTTGTGACGGAACGCGATATAACCGTGAAACACGTGAAATTTATTATCGTGGCAAAAATATAAGCGACGTACTTGAAATGACGGTAGAGCAAGCATGCGATTTCTTTTCAAACATTCCTAAGATTCACGGTAAATTATCTACATTGATAGAGGTCGGACTAGGATATATTAAGCTTGGTCAAAGTGCGACGACATTGTCTGGAGGTGAGGCACAGCGCGTGAAATTGGCTCTGGAGCTAGCTAAGCGAAACACAGGGCGATCTGTATATATATTGGATGAGCCTACTACGGGTCTTCATTTCTCAGACATCAACCAATTATTGCTAGTTTTACAAAAATTTGTGGACGGCGGAAATACTGTTATTGTGATTGAACACAACCTAGATGTTATCCGTAATTCCGATTGGATTATTGACCTCGGACCAGAAGGTGGCAATGGTGGAGGGGAAATCATTGCCACAGGGACTCCTTCGGATATCGCTTCTTTTGAAGGAAGTGAAACAGGTCGTTATTTAGCTAGAGTTCTATAG
- a CDS encoding TonB-dependent receptor domain-containing protein yields the protein MRSTSLAVLLALLSLNLHAQALKTQTNKKTNSSDITKKNQSKISDITVIANLYDSDTQFYPGSVNVVKNPGLLSQSNIIDSIANVPGITTGGDYGRQIGNQFTVRGFGYQEEQRVIIQQDGVKRSANLFSNHISSFRTDNDILRNVDIVKGSSSILHGSGAIGGVVGMTTKDAHDFLRENKKFGFMLGQRYESNNMHSTRAAAYADLGKIDFLLYGKRAKFGDVKFADGGTLQEGSSGQKVRNDTGYNDETIKTGLFKIGFDLTDEQRATFSIYDYKENLKTVWQTLWHNDKDLFIDGKLTQRDYIFDYSFKPKNIDWINLEAKIYKSNAEYYRKYDESDGNGEYSNTDKRKGFRIKNVAYFNTGSLEHTLVAGVDYQNRTEDAHFVRNGEVSDFGSHPASYKDWGLYVQDEMKFSRIGLTLGGRYDNYDRTIKKPGAEGYKASRFSPRVALSLNFTDNLAFLIGHAQSFRGPTPHETSSKGALNPHYHYIPNKNLKAETSSELEFGLALDQNALLTSNDRLKFKFMYFDGSIRDMISIKLLRELGKPKDASFYAQYQNVAKAKRHGFEASLDYSINDLTLRSSYEHLKLTNSKNGENLRSFADKLRVELSYDINPNFSIGFDVNHWFKPYQNPKTIESWGEIYTYVDKSFTIANLKGSWRLNHQKWIFDDVTLNFGVNNIFDKKYIPASSTNDSSFVGVGRNAYLDLELKF from the coding sequence ATGCGTTCAACCTCCCTTGCAGTACTTCTAGCACTTTTATCTCTGAATTTACATGCACAAGCTTTAAAAACACAGACAAATAAAAAAACTAACTCAAGCGATATAACTAAGAAAAATCAATCAAAGATTTCTGATATTACGGTCATTGCCAACCTATACGATTCAGATACGCAGTTTTATCCTGGGTCTGTAAATGTAGTTAAAAACCCTGGACTTCTCTCACAATCAAATATTATCGATTCAATTGCAAACGTGCCTGGCATTACTACTGGAGGAGATTATGGCCGTCAGATAGGTAACCAATTTACTGTTAGGGGCTTTGGTTATCAAGAGGAACAAAGAGTTATTATTCAACAGGATGGAGTTAAGCGATCTGCAAATTTATTCTCTAATCACATTTCAAGTTTTAGAACTGACAACGATATTTTAAGAAATGTAGATATTGTTAAAGGTTCATCATCAATTCTTCATGGCAGCGGAGCTATCGGCGGTGTTGTAGGCATGACTACAAAAGACGCCCATGACTTTTTGCGTGAAAATAAAAAATTTGGATTTATGTTGGGGCAGCGATATGAGTCCAATAATATGCACAGCACTAGAGCTGCAGCTTATGCGGATTTAGGAAAAATAGATTTTCTACTATATGGCAAAAGGGCAAAATTCGGAGATGTGAAATTTGCTGATGGTGGTACTTTGCAAGAAGGTTCTTCAGGTCAAAAGGTACGTAATGACACTGGATATAACGATGAAACCATTAAAACAGGTCTATTTAAAATTGGATTTGACTTAACCGATGAGCAAAGAGCCACATTTTCTATTTACGATTATAAAGAGAATCTTAAAACTGTTTGGCAAACCCTTTGGCATAACGATAAGGATTTGTTTATAGATGGAAAATTAACGCAACGTGACTATATTTTCGACTATTCATTTAAGCCTAAAAATATAGATTGGATAAATTTAGAAGCAAAAATTTATAAATCGAATGCTGAATATTATCGAAAATACGATGAATCTGATGGCAATGGTGAATACTCCAACACTGATAAAAGAAAAGGATTTAGGATTAAAAACGTTGCCTATTTCAATACAGGTTCTCTAGAACACACATTGGTTGCTGGCGTTGATTATCAAAACAGAACCGAGGATGCTCATTTTGTAAGAAATGGAGAGGTGAGCGATTTTGGATCACATCCCGCAAGTTACAAAGATTGGGGTTTGTATGTTCAGGACGAAATGAAATTTAGCAGAATCGGATTAACTCTAGGTGGAAGGTACGATAATTACGATCGAACGATTAAAAAGCCTGGTGCAGAAGGATATAAGGCAAGTAGATTCTCCCCTAGAGTAGCTCTCTCTCTAAATTTCACAGACAATCTAGCCTTTCTAATTGGACATGCACAAAGCTTCAGAGGTCCAACTCCGCACGAAACATCCTCAAAAGGAGCTCTAAATCCTCACTATCATTACATACCTAATAAAAATCTTAAAGCCGAAACCTCAAGTGAATTAGAGTTTGGTTTAGCATTAGATCAAAATGCCCTACTTACATCAAATGACCGCCTGAAATTCAAATTCATGTATTTCGATGGAAGTATCAGGGATATGATTTCAATAAAATTATTGCGAGAATTAGGCAAACCAAAAGATGCAAGTTTCTATGCACAATATCAGAATGTGGCAAAAGCAAAAAGACATGGATTTGAAGCAAGTTTAGACTATTCCATAAATGACCTAACATTAAGAAGTAGCTACGAGCATCTAAAACTTACAAACTCCAAAAATGGAGAAAATCTTAGGTCTTTTGCAGATAAATTAAGGGTCGAATTATCCTATGATATAAATCCTAATTTTTCTATAGGTTTTGATGTAAATCACTGGTTCAAACCATATCAAAATCCTAAAACCATAGAATCGTGGGGCGAAATTTACACCTATGTAGATAAAAGCTTCACAATTGCGAACTTAAAAGGTAGTTGGCGATTAAATCATCAGAAATGGATATTCGATGATGTGACTTTAAATTTTGGGGTGAATAATATCTTTGATAAAAAATATATCCCCGCATCCTCCACAAACGATTCCTCTTTCGTAGGTGTAGGCAGAAACGCTTATCTAGACCTTGAACTTAAATTTTAA
- a CDS encoding deoxyguanosinetriphosphate triphosphohydrolase — MLRFKSNEMAMIMTNSFCAHYLALYATKESDSKGRLHIEPEDPARGVFQRDRDRITHSTAFRRLEYKTQVFVNHEGDLFRTRLTHTLEVSQIARAIARQLHLNEDLVESIALAHDLGHTPFGHAGQDALNDCVKRYDPDGYGFEHNMHSLRIVDLLEERYADFPGLNLSFETRAGILKHCSRKNAQRLGDVAMRFLNDERPSLEAQVANVADGIAYNNHDIDDGVRSGLISLEQLQEVELFKDHFDVVMKEHPNLKGRRIISETTRRMINTLIVDLVEQTQKNISNHAVQTAEDVIRAPFLVEFTPEMARKEQELRKFLMDNLYRHYKVLRMAYKAKTIITELFEVFMEEPRLLPPDYQKKGRDDLILSVTDYVAGMTDRFAIKEHKKIFNVSN; from the coding sequence ATGTTAAGATTTAAATCTAATGAAATGGCAATGATTATGACAAATAGCTTTTGTGCCCATTATCTAGCTCTTTATGCAACAAAAGAATCGGACTCTAAAGGAAGACTTCATATAGAGCCTGAGGATCCTGCCCGTGGGGTTTTTCAAAGAGATAGGGACCGTATAACACATAGTACTGCATTTCGCAGACTAGAATACAAAACTCAAGTGTTCGTAAATCACGAGGGTGATCTTTTTCGCACACGACTTACTCATACCTTAGAAGTTTCACAGATTGCCAGAGCCATTGCCAGACAGCTACATTTGAATGAAGATCTTGTAGAATCCATTGCCTTGGCACATGACCTTGGGCATACTCCCTTTGGTCATGCGGGCCAGGATGCACTTAATGATTGTGTTAAAAGATATGATCCAGATGGTTATGGATTTGAACATAATATGCACAGTCTGCGGATTGTGGATTTGCTCGAGGAGAGATATGCAGATTTTCCAGGGCTTAATTTAAGTTTTGAGACCAGGGCAGGGATTCTAAAGCATTGTTCACGTAAAAATGCCCAACGATTGGGTGATGTTGCTATGCGATTCCTCAATGATGAACGCCCTAGTCTAGAAGCTCAAGTGGCAAATGTGGCGGATGGCATTGCCTACAATAATCATGATATTGATGATGGGGTAAGATCTGGACTAATCAGTTTAGAGCAGCTACAAGAAGTGGAGCTTTTTAAGGACCACTTTGACGTGGTTATGAAGGAGCATCCAAACTTAAAAGGACGTAGGATTATATCTGAAACTACACGTCGCATGATTAATACATTAATTGTGGATTTAGTTGAGCAGACTCAAAAGAATATATCAAATCACGCCGTGCAGACCGCTGAGGATGTAATTAGAGCACCATTTCTTGTTGAATTTACTCCCGAGATGGCTCGAAAAGAGCAGGAGTTGCGAAAATTTCTTATGGATAATCTTTATAGGCATTACAAAGTTTTGCGTATGGCCTATAAGGCAAAAACAATAATCACGGAGTTATTTGAAGTATTTATGGAGGAGCCGAGGTTATTGCCACCAGATTATCAGAAAAAGGGTAGGGATGATTTAATTCTTTCAGTTACGGATTATGTAGCTGGGATGACTGATAGGTTTGCTATTAAAGAGCATAAGAAAATTTTTAATGTGAGTAATTAG